The Primulina eburnea isolate SZY01 chromosome 18, ASM2296580v1, whole genome shotgun sequence genome segment TGGATGTCTTGATTTCAAGCCGGATTAGACCCATTACAGCAAAAGGTCAGCTCAAAGTGGCAGATCCAGAcatattgaaaaaaaattaattctatTTCATCTCCAAAACCTTTGAGTTGCCATCATCAGCCCCAACTTATGGGCAGCTGCCGGACTAATGATcaaatttaagaaaataaatcTTGAACAAATTTAAAAATGTAATATTTGAAATATCTATGCAATAATGCTAAAAAGGACTATGTTtgtcaataaaaacaataaaatagaCAGTGATGTGAACCTAATGCACACATCCAGACATGTTAACAGCTAATATTTTCAATTCTCAGCAGTGAGGAATTAATTGTTGTGAAGAGAACAACTATGACAACACACAAGTCTTTATCGCAAGTGGGGTTGGCTGTGAAGAGAACTTTTAAGGCAAAATCAATCAAAGCTAAATTTTTACTTACCataaggaaaataaaattcaaaataaaattcaaccaTAAAGCCCTCAGATCTCATAGCTTTTATAAGTCACAAGCGGCAAAAAATTGGAGGTTCATCCAACGCCCTGTGCACACCTCTACGAGCAAACAACCAACCATGACATGGAACAAAGAGTAGATTTAtgatggtggtggtggtggtggtggtggtggcggcGGATTACTCAAGTGATGTGCAAAGGTCGCTGATGAATCAAAACCATCATACCACTTCAAGTCGTTAATTGTTTCCATCATTGGGCAAAATAATATGAAACATCGAAACGTGAATAATTTGACAAGAAAAGATCTACATGCACATGAATCTGGATTACAGATATCTATGACCGTGAGCCTCGAAAAAATTAATCTATAGGAGCTCAATTCACATAGGCAGACTCAGCGAAAGTAACCCAACGTACCATTGAAGGAACACAGGCATCAAAGCTCTAGCAATTTTCCTTAGGATGTCTTGGATCGAGTAGCAAAACCATCAATACAAAATTAGATCCTGGAAGCCTGATTATGTTTGACTTAAAGAACCGATCCAACGATTATATGGCAATCGCAAACGGAATATCACTAAGATTGTTATTTATTGAACAATATTATGTCCAGATTCTGAATGCTACAAGAATGAATCTTGATAAATTCGATTTGCTTGCATATCTAGAAAATTTTCACACAATTAGAAAAACTAACAGATTTTAGAatcaatcatttttctttttccaTGATTTTGTGCCCTAGCATTTATAAATCCATAGGTAACAAGAGTATATGGGCTTAAAATTCTACCTGAACTGtccaataaaaatattaattacaaataatTCGAAAATTACGATAATAACATAAACAGCGCATAGACATTAATTAAGCCCTAATTTATTCATAAATTAAACTTAGTGCTTCATTAAATAATTCACTCAGTTAGCATGATGCCATGATACATCTTGATCTTCGTCTTTCAATTGGATACTTGAAACAATCTTAGTTTAATCCATAATGAGTAGCACAGGATACTCAATTGAGCATATAAATTAAGCAAAACAACTATCTATGTTTGAGTAAATCTGATTCTAGCAAAGAGTAACAAATGCCCTTTTCTACTTAAACTTTCACCGAGATTAACTAGCTATGGCATAGATGCACAACTGCATTGCAGAAACTCAATGCAACACAATTATCAAGGGAATCTGCGTAAACTCTCTGCTCCATATCAGCACTTTTTTACGGTATATTCTAAGACCAAGCAAACAAGACAAAACTCCCCCACTAAGAACTCAAAAGTTGATTTTTGTAGTCATGTaatgatttttaacaaattcAATACAAATAAATTAGTCTTATCAATCAATCTACCCAGTTACTCTCTATAGAATCAAACATgataatctttaaaaaaaaaattaaaaatgcaACCTTTGAACCATTTACCAAAAGAAATTCTAGAAAGGactaaattgtgattttttaaaaaattagaaatcACGCTGAAACTTGAACACAAGCATACAGTTTCCAAATCTCAACAAAAGGGAAATAAATGCTTCAAGAGAACAATAAAATATAAAGCCCTCAGATCTCATAGCTTTTCACAAATCACAAGCGGCTAGAATACTGACGGAGAATCATCAAAGGCCTTCCGCGCACCTCCATGAGCAAACAGCCAACCATCACGCGCAAAAACAGTGGtggaaatttttcaaaataattgaGGAAAAACCAGAGTTTACTGACGGAGGGGGAGGGGAGGGGAAGGGCACGCGACGGCGGCTGCTTACTCCGGAGATCCGCAAAGGCCAGTGATGAATCAGAACCGTCATACCACTTCAATGTGTTAATTTTCTCCATCATTGAGCTAATTTGTCACAAAAAACACAGTAAAAAGatcaaaaaaattttaaaaacaaccCACAAATGGGTAAATTTGGAGCACAGATATTGACCGAGAAGAGGAGGCAGCTAGGGTTCAGCTTTATACAGCGTTGTCGGGAGATGTACAATTTTGTTGGGCCAAACCATGGGCCAATAATCATTACGGTCTGGGCCTTATTTACCTTCTTATTTTTGTGGAGACCAATATTAAGGCCCAAATATGTGGTTAGATGATTGTGCTTCAATAATCTATATTTGCATTTTAATCCTCTAATTGATTAAAATTTGATCTTATTTGCAGTAACTtggtttttcttttttttttttttaccgaaACGATCATATATGTAATCgaacatgtcaagaattcaACAACAAACATCGCAAGCCGTCTAATCCGATGTCGCGTCAGTTTTCGACGAATATAATTACAATAAACAGATTGTATGATCATATGAGACCATATATTAAACTCATTTATTAATGATTTGCTCCAAGTAGCTTAAATTTCTGATCTTTACTAACTCAACATGATATGAAATCGATCCTAATATTTTGCAGCGGCACGCGAAAACGACTAACCGAGATGATCGAATTTAAGAACAAAGCAAGAACTATATAAACCAAGAACAGACAGCCAAGAACTAGTTCAGGTTCACAATTCAAGATGTCCCCTCTTCAACACTAGTGCCTGCTAAAATGTGTTCTAGGTGTAGACCACGGAGTGTCGTCGATATGATCACCACTCATGATCTCTTCACAGCCCTCTGGTAGAACAGATTGGATCCTCACAGTCGGCTTTCTTGATGGCAAAACCGGCAGGGCACTCTCCCCTCTAAGCATTCGGGCGGCTTCCCTCATCGTCGGCCTCCTGTCGCAGTTCGGATTCGCACATGCAAGCCCCACCACAAGTGTTCTTTCCATCTCCACTTTACTGAACTTATTCATCAGTTTAGGATCTGCTGCCTTACTAATCATCCCCTTTTCCCACAAATCCCACACGAAATCGGTAACCACGAGCCTCTCCTCATCCACCGGCCTCCTCCCTGTTGCGACTTCAAGAACCACCACTCCAAAGCTATAGACATCGGTTTTAACACTAGGGAGACCAGAGAAAACATATTCGGGAGCTAGATAACCCATTGTGCCAGCTGGGACAGTCGCATCCCGAGCTCGAAAACTATGCCTATACACCTCAGCTAAACCAAAATCGCCTAACTTGGCGTTAAACGCGGAATCCAGAAGTATGTTACAAGTCTTGATATCTCTGTGGATTATTTGGCTCTCACACTCTTCATGTAGGTATATGACAGCAGAAGCAACCCCAAGAATTATGTTTAAACGTCGTTCCCAAGTTAAGAACTTCGTCAAACTCATTCGATTGTGAAGAATTTTATCTAAGCTTCCATTCGCCATGTACTCGTAAACCAAGACTAGTTCATTCCTCTCACAACACCATCCTTGAAGCTGAACCAAGTTCTTGTGCCTTAAGCACCCCACCATTGTCGAAAATTCGGTGTTAAATGGAATACGAGACATCGAGGAGTCGAATTTATTTTCGTAATTGAATCTTTTCACCGCCACAGAACCATAAGATGGAATGGCGCCTTCATAGACAACAGCCGAGGCTCCTTCGCCGATAATCTTGTCTTGATTGAATCCATTGGTGGCTGATTTTATCTCATTGAGAGACAACATTTTTGGAACCATTCTACCCCCATGAAACCTATGCATATGGCGTTCGCTACGTGCTCGTCTATGTCGTCTCCTTCTCAGATAACACACCAAGAAAATCACAACAGCTGCGGCCACAATGATAGTTACCACCGCCAAACTACCAAAAAGAATTGCAAAATTTAGTACCCTTTTATTCGAAGGATGATATTCAAAGGAACCAATCTGTATATCCGAATCTACCGGAGAACACATCATGCAGTCCCCATCTTCAACTATGTCCATAGGCATTGTCGAAGGGAGAAACCCGAAAAACGTTTTGAATCGCCATCGACCAACTACGTGAGTAGATGACCCTCTTCCATTCGAGGCAGAGAATCCCACGTGCATGAACTCTTTAAACTGCTTGGATAAATCAATCTGCGCCACAAGAACAGGATCCGGAGGCCTAACCGGGCTCAAGTAGCCGAGCCACACTCTGATCACCTTCTCCGAATCCCTATACTCGATCCAAGCCGTCATTTCTCTCCCATTCTTGAGATCAATTCCTTTCGGAACCACATCAACAGAAGCCAATGACATAATATTATTCACATCAATGCCGAGATGGTTACCATTAATATCCTCAAGATATGGTTCGAAACTCGTGTCGAATTCGACTGCCAAATAAGAATCTTGAACTTCGGTTGAGGTCTCCAAGTCCTCGGGAAGCCCCATATAACCGTCAGAAACACTGAAAAGACCCGTGTTCGATGTGATTTGGAAAGCGAATCCATTCCCGAAGGAGCAGGAAGAGTTGCTGGTTATGGTGAAAGAGAAGCTGCAGGAGAAAGAAGCAGTGGCATTGGTCGAAAGATCAAGAAAGCGAACTGGGCTCACAGAGTATGCTCTTCCAACACCAGAAAGAGGAGTGAGAGGAGGCACCACCGCATTCTCCGGCGCCGGCGGAGAACAGTTGGTTTCTTGGGTTAGGACTATGGAGTCATTGCTCAAAAAAGCGCCACCGAAGAAAGTGAGATTGCTTGCAGGAGACGAGAAGGACGGTGTGAAGAAGAAAACCGAAAGTGCCCAGAAGAGATTGAGAGAGAATGGATGCATTCTTCGAATTTGATTCGCTTTTTTTTTAGTGATTTTGGCTCACGGAATTTCAAGAAAGTCGATATTTTTTTACGGATGTTTAACTAGAACTAAAAGAGTGATTTCGAGAGGTTGAGGGATAGGGACACAACTTTCTAAACGGGTTCGGGGTTGTGCCGATAAAATTCGAAACGGGGATATAGATTTTCGATCTTTTCAATTCGAAACTTTTTTAATAATTCGAGATCCATATAAGATTACTATTCTCATTTCTTAAATCGTTccgaaaataatattaataataaaataataatattattaatataaataatattattatattattatttttaaaatatgaatatatcaaaattaatat includes the following:
- the LOC140819820 gene encoding L-type lectin-domain containing receptor kinase S.6, translated to MHPFSLNLFWALSVFFFTPSFSSPASNLTFFGGAFLSNDSIVLTQETNCSPPAPENAVVPPLTPLSGVGRAYSVSPVRFLDLSTNATASFSCSFSFTITSNSSCSFGNGFAFQITSNTGLFSVSDGYMGLPEDLETSTEVQDSYLAVEFDTSFEPYLEDINGNHLGIDVNNIMSLASVDVVPKGIDLKNGREMTAWIEYRDSEKVIRVWLGYLSPVRPPDPVLVAQIDLSKQFKEFMHVGFSASNGRGSSTHVVGRWRFKTFFGFLPSTMPMDIVEDGDCMMCSPVDSDIQIGSFEYHPSNKRVLNFAILFGSLAVVTIIVAAAVVIFLVCYLRRRRHRRARSERHMHRFHGGRMVPKMLSLNEIKSATNGFNQDKIIGEGASAVVYEGAIPSYGSVAVKRFNYENKFDSSMSRIPFNTEFSTMVGCLRHKNLVQLQGWCCERNELVLVYEYMANGSLDKILHNRMSLTKFLTWERRLNIILGVASAVIYLHEECESQIIHRDIKTCNILLDSAFNAKLGDFGLAEVYRHSFRARDATVPAGTMGYLAPEYVFSGLPSVKTDVYSFGVVVLEVATGRRPVDEERLVVTDFVWDLWEKGMISKAADPKLMNKFSKVEMERTLVVGLACANPNCDRRPTMREAARMLRGESALPVLPSRKPTVRIQSVLPEGCEEIMSGDHIDDTPWSTPRTHFSRH